One Glandiceps talaboti chromosome 2, keGlaTala1.1, whole genome shotgun sequence genomic region harbors:
- the LOC144453430 gene encoding bone morphogenetic protein 2-like: MVYLNLKSVSLISRLFIIFCSVPIFPHGNAQSIFHNLPETYKVIRDHIKHSVTACRQATPPCGLESTRYLQNLAFNDSGYVSFNIDPSTSIESGLLSAKLLLHMITEDDDSNELRPLRLTVTFGKVKLLEVSSSNKNDSVTLELDVTTEVRGLLEEFGSSTLDFAISATRRFVAFLVLSLRGEEERHLMVDLMHRVQSLFDHRYRDNPKERFKRRVTRQEVCRQHSLRVDFKELGFSHIIAPHGFTTSICHGVCPFPLDGYLNGTALAALQSLLNARNVDLEGARVPKPSCVPDVTSPLSVIILTGTTFTVTNIPGMIVKSCACH; the protein is encoded by the exons ATGGTGTACCTGAATCTCAAATCAGTTTCACTAATTTCAcgtttatttatcattttctgtAGCGTTCCTATATTTCCACATGGAAACGCCCAGTCAATTTTCCACAACTTACCCGAGACATATAAAGTGATTCGAGATCACATCAAGCACAGCGTTACTGCCTGTCGACAAGCTACCCCGCCATGTGGACTGGAAAGTACGCGATACCTCCAGAATCTTG CTTTCAACGATAGCGGATACGTATCCTTCAATATCGACCCCAGTACATCAATTGAAAGTGGCCTTTTATCAGCAAAACTCTTGCTGCATATGATCACAGAAGATGACGATAGTAATGAATTGCGCCCTCTACGGCTAACGGTGACGTTTGGCAAAGTCAAACTGCTGGAAGTTTCATCAAGTAACAAAAACGACAGCGTGACACTGGAGTTGGATGTGACGACAGAGGTGAGGGGCTTGTTGGAAGAATTTGGTTCGAGTACGTTAGACTTCGCTATCAGTGCAACCCGGAGGTTCGTCGCTTTCCTAGTTTTGTCTCTGCGAGGGGAGGAAGAGCGCCACCTAATGGTAGATTTGATGCATAGAGTACAGAGCCTATTTGATCATCGTTACCGTGACAACCCCAAGGAGCGTTTCAAGCGACGTGTCACAAGACAGGAGGTTTGCCGACAACATAGCTTAAGGGTAGATTTCAAAGAACTTGGATTCAGTCACATAATAGCACCCCACG GTTTCACTACGAGTATTTGTCACGGCGTGTGTCCATTTCCCCTTGATGGCTATCTGAACGGCACTGCACTTGCCGCTCTCCAGTCTCTTCTGAATGCTCGCAATGTCGACCTTGAGGGCGCTAGAGTACCCAAACCCAGTTGTGTACCAGATGTCACGTCCCCCTTGTCTGTGATCATTTTGACGGGAACAACATTCACAGTGACCAACATTCCTGGTATGATAGTCAAGTCGTGTGCTTGTCACTGA